From Triticum aestivum cultivar Chinese Spring chromosome 4A, IWGSC CS RefSeq v2.1, whole genome shotgun sequence, a single genomic window includes:
- the LOC123086688 gene encoding aspartic proteinase Asp1, protein MAAMWSPIIALLLLLLPLVPSSSSVITLPLHGNVYPVGHYYVTMKIGKHPKPYFLDIDTGSNLTWLECHHQQLGCQHCTRHLKHPHYSPQLSNLKMECQHKYCDALRKDLAGNNPQCPHQKPHQCHYQIQYLDGTTDGVISIDTISLRGNEKSSFIAFGCGYNQLPQKETSPVDGILGLGMGTVGFVPQLMLNKMITKNIIGHCLGKDGGGYLSFGEQFDLERITWAPMRKYELFYSPGQATLHLNGQQIYKHGVNAVFDSGTCYTYIPARIYNPFVHTVQDMIGSSHREVHDDDLPQCWKFKSIDEVKRLFKPLSLQFHNKIAMHIPAMNYLIHTRSNNWCLAILNGTQIPDGDRRILIGDATMRDMLVIYDNQHGMLGWVNNQQCTRPHPASRL, encoded by the exons ATGGCTGCCATGTGGTCTCCAATCATCGCTctcctcctgctcctgctcccacTCGTGCCATCCTCCTCCTCCGTCATCACCCTCCCGCTCCATGGCAACGTCTACCCTGTCGG CCACTACTATGTAACGATGAAGATTGGTAAACATCCGAAGCCCTACTTCCTGGACATCGACACCGGCAGCAACCTCACCTGGCTGGAGTGTCACCACCAGCAACTCGGCTGCCAGCACTGCACCCGG CATCTAAAACACCCACATTACTCGCCACAACTTAGCAACTTGAAGATGGAATGTCAACACAAGTACTGTGATGCACTACGGAAAGACCTGGCAGGTAATAACCCTCAATGCCCACATCAGAAGCCACATCAATGCCACTACCAAATTCAATACCTTGATGGGACGACAGACGGTGTCATCTCCATTGACACGATCTCTCTCAGGGGAAATGAAAAATCCAGTTTCATTGCCTTCGG ATGTGGATACAACCAGCTACCACAGAAAGAAACATCGCCCGTAGATGGCATCCTTGGTCTTGGGATGGGAACGGTAGGTTTTGTCCCACAACTCATGCTGAACAAGATGATCACCAAGAACATCATTGGGCATTGCCTTGGCAAGGATGGAGGGGGCTACCTCTCCTTTGGGGAGCAGTTTGACCTGGAACGCATAACCTGGGCACCCATGAGAAAATACGA ACTTTTCTACTCACCTGGTCAAGCAACACTACACCTGAATGGACAGCAGATATACAAGCATGGAGTGAATGCTGTCTTTGACAGTGGTACCTG CTACACCTACATACCTGCCCGGATATACAATCCCTTTGTTCATACG GTGCAAGATATGATCGGCAGTTCACATAGGGAGGTGCATGATGATGACCTGCCACAGTGCTGGAAATTCAAATCTATTGACGAGGTTAAGAGGTTGTTCAAGCCACTTTCATTGCAGTTTCACAACAAAATTGCCATGCATATCCCTGCTATGAACTACCTCATCCACACG AGAAGCAATAATTGGTGCTTGGCCATCCTCAACGGAacgcagatccctgatggagaccgaCGGATCTTAATTGGAG ACGCTACAATGCGGGATATGCTTGTGATATACGACAATCAGCATGGTATGCTGGGATGGGTTAACAACCAACAGTGCACCAGGCCTCATCCTGCTTCGCGTCTCTGA
- the LOC123086689 gene encoding uncharacterized protein: MFGPPIKDLGDVLRYALSTHQKTGDVTENLKNYMLRSRVMRAPLVCASVAASTGRSKLQPTSKTLWFRLTPAPRGRMKPTTNTTLFHLSSPFLIAADLTRVRGYPRAPSSRPCKLVQKVGET, translated from the exons ATGTTTGGACCACCTATTAAAGATTTAGGTGATGTGTTAAGGTATGCTTTGTCCACACACCAGAAAACTGGGGATGTCACCGAAAATCTCAAG AATTATATGTTAAGAAGCAGAGTTATGCGAGCACCATTGGTTTGTGCAAGCGTTGCCGCCTCAACCGGCCGGTCCAAGCTCCAACCCACCAGCAAGACGTTATGGTTTCGTTTGACTCCTGCACCAAGAGGCCGGATGAAACCCACCACCAACACAACGCTGTTTCACCTGTCGAGCCCATTTTTAATTGCCGCAGATCTGACCAG GGTGCGCGGGTACCCGAGAGCACCAAGTTCCCGTCCGTGCAAGTTG GTTCAGAAGGTCGGTGAAACCTGA